In Bradyrhizobium erythrophlei, a single genomic region encodes these proteins:
- the hflC gene encoding protease modulator HflC, whose translation MRSPVTGIIFLLLLLLALIVGYSSVFAVQQTEQALVVRLGKPVDVVTDPGLHFKAPFIDTVIPVDKRILDLENPAQEIIASDQKRLVVDAFARYKIKNALQFYQSVGTIQAANLQLATLLNSALRRVLGEVTLIQVVRDQREPLMQRIRAQLDHEADGYGIQVVDVRIRRADLPDQNSQAVYQRMKTERQREAAEFRAQGRQKAQEIRSSADREATVIVAEANSKAEQVRGEGDAERNRLFAESYGKDVDFFAFYRSMTAYENSLKSNDTRFLLRPDSDFFRFFGGASGKPGTPAAAQAKP comes from the coding sequence ATGAGGTCCCCCGTCACAGGCATCATCTTTTTGCTGTTGCTCTTGCTGGCGTTGATCGTCGGCTACAGCTCGGTGTTCGCCGTGCAGCAGACCGAGCAGGCGCTGGTGGTGCGGTTGGGCAAGCCGGTCGATGTCGTCACCGATCCCGGCCTGCACTTCAAGGCGCCGTTCATCGACACCGTGATCCCGGTCGACAAGCGTATCCTGGATCTGGAAAATCCGGCGCAGGAAATCATCGCCTCGGACCAGAAGCGGCTCGTGGTCGATGCGTTTGCGCGCTATAAGATCAAGAACGCGCTGCAATTCTATCAGAGCGTCGGCACCATCCAGGCCGCCAACCTCCAGCTCGCGACGCTGTTGAACTCTGCGTTGCGCCGTGTGCTCGGCGAAGTGACCTTGATCCAGGTCGTGCGCGATCAGCGCGAGCCGCTGATGCAGCGCATCCGCGCCCAGCTCGATCACGAAGCCGACGGTTACGGCATTCAGGTCGTCGACGTGCGGATCCGCCGCGCCGACCTGCCTGACCAGAACAGCCAGGCGGTCTATCAGCGCATGAAGACCGAGCGCCAGCGCGAGGCGGCCGAGTTCCGCGCGCAGGGCCGGCAGAAGGCGCAGGAAATCCGTTCCAGCGCCGACCGTGAAGCGACCGTGATCGTGGCCGAAGCCAACTCGAAGGCGGAGCAGGTCCGCGGCGAGGGCGATGCCGAGCGCAACCGGCTGTTCGCCGAGTCCTATGGCAAGGACGTCGATTTCTTTGCATTCTATCGTTCCATGACCGCCTACGAAAACAGCCTCAAGAGCAACGACACACGTTTCCTGTTGCGGCCGGATTCGGATTTCTTCAGGTTCTTTGGCGGCGCGAGCGGCAAGCCGGGTACGCCTGCGGCGGCTCAGGCGAAGCCGTAA
- a CDS encoding DUF2065 domain-containing protein, whose translation MRSIAFADFLIGVGILFVIEGLMFAAAPVWLKRAMKSAQEAPDNVLRIVGIGSAVAGLILIWLVRR comes from the coding sequence ATGAGGTCCATAGCGTTCGCCGACTTCCTCATCGGTGTTGGAATCCTGTTCGTGATCGAAGGCCTGATGTTTGCGGCCGCCCCGGTCTGGCTCAAGCGGGCGATGAAAAGCGCGCAGGAAGCACCCGACAATGTTTTGCGGATCGTCGGCATCGGCTCGGCGGTAGCGGGATTGATCCTGATCTGGCTGGTTCGCCGCTAA
- a CDS encoding Do family serine endopeptidase, with protein sequence MTVATYAPRHRLRPLLAAACLGAATIMASALPVQARGPDGIADVAEKVIDAVVNISTSQTVEAKGGSGEGRGAMPQLPPGSPFEDFFDDFFKNRRGPNGPRSGGDMQPHKTNSLGSGFIIDTSGIVVTNNHVIADADEINVILNDGTKIKAELVGVDKKTDLAVLKFKPSRQLTAVKFGDSDKLRLGEWVIAIGNPFSLGGTVTAGIVSARNRDISNGPYDNYIQTDAAINRGNSGGPLFNLEGDVIGVNTLIISPTGGSIGIGFAVPSKTVAGVVEQLQKFGELRRGWLGVRIQQVTDEIAESLNIKPARGALVAGVDDKGPAKPAGIEPGDVVVKFDGKDVKEPKDLSRVVADTAVGKEVDVVIIRKGEEQTKRVTLGRLEDTDKPQPASAKSTPEPEKLVTQKALGLDLANLSKDLRSRYKIKDSVKGVIITGVDNASDAAEKRLAAGDVIVEVAQEAVANAADIKKRVEQLKKDGKKSVLLLVSNADGELRFVALSVQ encoded by the coding sequence ATGACCGTTGCAACCTATGCCCCGCGCCATCGCCTGCGCCCCCTGTTGGCGGCAGCATGTCTCGGCGCTGCGACCATCATGGCCTCGGCGCTGCCGGTTCAGGCGCGCGGACCGGACGGCATCGCCGATGTTGCCGAGAAAGTGATCGACGCGGTCGTCAACATCTCGACCTCGCAAACCGTCGAGGCCAAGGGCGGCTCCGGCGAAGGCCGTGGCGCGATGCCGCAACTGCCGCCGGGCTCGCCGTTCGAGGATTTCTTCGACGACTTCTTCAAGAACAGGCGCGGCCCGAATGGTCCGCGCAGCGGCGGCGACATGCAACCGCACAAGACCAACTCGCTCGGCTCGGGCTTCATTATCGATACGTCCGGCATCGTCGTGACCAATAATCACGTCATTGCGGATGCCGACGAGATCAACGTCATCCTGAACGACGGCACCAAGATCAAGGCCGAACTGGTCGGCGTCGACAAGAAGACCGACCTTGCGGTGCTCAAGTTCAAGCCGTCGCGGCAACTGACGGCGGTGAAGTTCGGCGATTCCGACAAGCTTCGCCTCGGCGAATGGGTGATTGCGATCGGCAATCCCTTCAGCCTCGGCGGCACGGTGACGGCCGGCATCGTCTCGGCACGCAACCGCGACATCTCGAACGGTCCGTATGACAACTACATCCAGACCGACGCCGCCATCAATCGCGGCAACTCCGGCGGTCCGCTGTTCAACCTCGAGGGCGATGTGATCGGCGTCAACACGCTGATCATTTCGCCGACCGGCGGTTCGATCGGCATCGGTTTTGCGGTGCCGTCGAAGACGGTGGCCGGTGTCGTCGAGCAGCTCCAGAAATTCGGCGAACTGCGCCGCGGCTGGCTCGGCGTCCGCATTCAGCAGGTGACGGATGAAATCGCCGAAAGCCTGAACATCAAGCCGGCGCGCGGCGCGCTCGTCGCCGGCGTCGACGACAAGGGCCCGGCCAAGCCGGCCGGCATCGAGCCCGGCGACGTCGTCGTCAAGTTCGACGGCAAGGACGTCAAGGAGCCGAAGGACCTGTCGCGTGTCGTCGCCGACACGGCGGTCGGCAAGGAAGTCGACGTCGTCATCATCCGCAAGGGCGAGGAGCAGACCAAGCGCGTCACGCTTGGCCGCCTCGAAGACACCGACAAGCCGCAGCCCGCTTCCGCCAAATCGACGCCGGAGCCGGAGAAGCTGGTGACGCAAAAGGCGCTCGGGCTCGACCTCGCCAATCTCAGCAAGGATCTGCGCAGCCGCTACAAGATCAAGGACAGCGTCAAGGGCGTGATCATCACCGGCGTCGACAACGCCTCGGACGCCGCCGAGAAGCGATTGGCGGCGGGTGACGTCATCGTCGAGGTCGCGCAGGAGGCGGTCGCCAACGCCGCCGACATCAAGAAGCGCGTCGAGCAATTGAAGAAGGACGGCAAGAAGTCCGTGCTGCTTCTGGTCTCGAACGCTGACGGCGAATTGCGCTTCGTCGCGCTGAGCGTGCAGTAG